Proteins encoded in a region of the Isosphaeraceae bacterium EP7 genome:
- a CDS encoding DUF1049 domain-containing protein has product MAPVYPYKRRRPSLVKNLWIYRRLVGLAMVLGLMLWFIWANNAAVQIFLPFGMGSLSSTTGMVILLSALAGSVITALTMTVYLAIRRSRGGPSRPDLSESTSIPDDRPPSDYAAKTGEGFRDADWS; this is encoded by the coding sequence ATGGCACCGGTCTATCCCTACAAGCGGCGACGCCCCTCCCTGGTCAAGAACCTCTGGATCTACCGGAGGCTCGTCGGCCTGGCGATGGTTCTGGGCCTGATGCTCTGGTTCATCTGGGCGAACAACGCCGCGGTGCAGATCTTTCTCCCCTTCGGAATGGGGAGCCTCTCCAGCACCACCGGCATGGTGATCCTGCTGAGCGCCCTGGCCGGCTCGGTGATCACGGCCCTGACCATGACCGTCTACCTGGCGATCAGGCGGAGCCGCGGGGGCCCTTCCCGGCCCGACCTGAGCGAGTCGACCTCGATCCCAGATGATCGGCCCCCGTCCGATTATGCCGCGAAAACCGGTGAGGGCTTTCGCGACGCCGACTGGTCCTGA
- a CDS encoding prepilin peptidase, protein MSIPLVIHLTIGCGIFLIGSVVGSFLNVCIYRIPLEKSVIWPDSRCPRCLSSIAAMDNVPILGWLALRGECRRCGLGISPRYPIIELMVALLFLGAYLTDVAFNPTGGGHFGDVTSHQMARTVYHLTLIAFLVVIGVIDAESKLVFDSVTIPGMVLGVLLGTLIPDIRPTPSSALTMLEGFKVGMIGLVVGGGLVWFVRFIAGVIMRREAMGDGDIRILALIGAFMGWQAAVLAFFIAPFFGLPVAIFKIIVKAIKRRRKQELSAADGELPFGPCLGLAALSLMYAWPWAWDAWAKPRFDIAADIFWSLLG, encoded by the coding sequence ATGAGCATCCCCCTGGTGATTCACCTGACAATCGGCTGCGGGATCTTCCTGATAGGGTCGGTGGTCGGCAGCTTCCTGAATGTCTGCATCTACCGGATCCCCCTGGAAAAGAGCGTCATCTGGCCCGACTCCCGATGCCCCCGCTGCCTCTCGTCGATCGCGGCGATGGACAACGTGCCGATCCTCGGCTGGCTGGCGCTCCGGGGCGAGTGCAGGCGGTGCGGTCTGGGGATCTCGCCTCGCTATCCGATCATCGAGCTGATGGTCGCCCTGCTCTTCCTGGGGGCCTACCTCACCGACGTCGCGTTCAACCCGACGGGCGGCGGGCACTTCGGCGACGTGACCTCTCATCAGATGGCGAGGACGGTCTATCACCTGACCCTCATCGCCTTCCTGGTCGTCATCGGCGTGATCGACGCCGAGTCGAAACTGGTGTTCGACTCCGTGACGATCCCCGGGATGGTCCTGGGCGTGCTGCTGGGAACCCTCATCCCGGACATCCGGCCCACCCCCTCGTCAGCCCTGACGATGCTAGAGGGGTTCAAGGTCGGGATGATTGGCCTGGTCGTCGGCGGTGGTTTGGTCTGGTTTGTGCGGTTCATCGCCGGCGTGATCATGCGTCGCGAGGCGATGGGGGACGGCGATATCCGCATCCTGGCCCTCATCGGCGCATTCATGGGCTGGCAGGCGGCGGTTCTGGCCTTCTTCATCGCCCCGTTCTTCGGACTTCCGGTGGCGATTTTCAAGATCATTGTGAAGGCGATCAAGCGCCGGCGAAAACAAGAATTGTCGGCCGCCGACGGCGAATTGCCTTTCGGGCCTTGCCTCGGACTCGCGGCGCTGTCCCTGATGTATGCTTGGCCCTGGGCCTGGGATGCCTGGGCCAAGCCCAGGTTCGACATCGCGGCGGACATCTTCTGGTCCCTGCTGGGATGA
- a CDS encoding shikimate kinase, whose amino-acid sequence MIPRRVPGLSLVGYRGTGKTTVGRLLAERLGRTFIDSDEALEGRSGRSSASIFETQGEPAFRDLEEAMIAELTGIEGLVLATGGGAILRESNRSSLRNHGLVAWLTASPDDIAGRLVADPRGLASRPALTPGRSVLDEINTVLEARETHYRSVADFVVVTSGRTPAEVADEVARRWTELQPAWDGGRS is encoded by the coding sequence ATGATCCCTCGGCGCGTCCCCGGACTGTCCCTGGTCGGCTATCGAGGCACGGGAAAGACCACCGTCGGCCGACTGCTCGCCGAGCGGCTGGGCCGGACGTTCATCGACTCCGACGAGGCGCTCGAGGGCCGCTCAGGCCGGTCGAGCGCCTCGATCTTCGAAACTCAGGGCGAGCCCGCCTTCCGTGACCTTGAGGAGGCGATGATCGCCGAGCTGACGGGGATCGAAGGGCTGGTGCTGGCCACCGGCGGCGGCGCGATCCTGCGCGAGTCCAATCGCTCGTCGCTGCGGAACCACGGCCTGGTCGCCTGGCTGACGGCCTCGCCCGACGACATCGCCGGCCGACTCGTCGCCGATCCCCGGGGCCTGGCCTCGCGCCCGGCGCTCACCCCCGGTCGATCGGTGCTCGACGAGATCAACACCGTGCTGGAGGCGAGAGAGACGCATTACCGATCGGTGGCCGACTTCGTCGTCGTCACCTCGGGGCGGACCCCGGCGGAGGTCGCCGACGAAGTGGCCCGCCGCTGGACGGAACTTCAACCAGCCTGGGACGGGGGCCGTTCATGA
- the aroE gene encoding shikimate dehydrogenase codes for MICAIIGRGRHSSVLEEWEAAANAGAGLVELRLDCLRREADLKRLLAKRHTPVIVTVRRAADGGLWRGDEEKRQKLIREAIVMGVDYIDLESDIAGQIPRFGKTKRIVSYHNMRKTPEDLGELYGRCAEANADIVKIATLAASIVDGLRLLELASETALPTIAIGMGEVGFFTRILGPKFGAPFTYAGFNPDRVFAPGLPTLKELQRTYQFDKIDRESEIYAVIGDPVRQSLSPAVHNAAFRALGLNKVYVPIQVPAGRVKETLGQLTSLRLKGLSVTIPHKEAIVPCLNKVDGAVGRIGSCNTVVMHDDGRVMGHNTDYRAAMDSLEEAVHGQAVQDKAGSLVGRQALILGAGGVARAIAYGLNRRGAGVTLTNRTDERAIALAEEVGCRTIPWGMRASTLADILVNCTPVGMHPDVDDTPMPPAGFRSGSIVFDTIYHPENTMFLKLAKERGCTTISGVDMFIRQAALQFHLFTGQEAPMDLMRDVVRRKLGPLQS; via the coding sequence ATGATTTGCGCCATTATCGGCCGGGGGCGTCACTCCTCGGTCCTGGAAGAGTGGGAGGCCGCGGCCAACGCCGGAGCGGGACTCGTCGAGCTGCGCCTCGACTGCCTGAGGCGCGAGGCCGACCTCAAGCGGTTGCTCGCCAAGCGGCACACCCCGGTCATCGTCACGGTCCGACGCGCCGCCGACGGCGGACTCTGGCGCGGCGACGAGGAGAAGCGTCAGAAGCTGATCCGCGAGGCGATCGTCATGGGGGTCGATTACATCGACCTCGAATCGGACATCGCCGGCCAGATCCCCCGGTTCGGCAAGACCAAGCGGATCGTCAGCTACCACAACATGCGGAAGACCCCCGAGGACCTCGGGGAACTCTACGGCCGGTGCGCCGAGGCCAACGCCGACATCGTCAAGATCGCCACCCTGGCGGCGTCGATCGTCGACGGCCTCCGGCTGCTCGAACTGGCCTCGGAGACGGCCCTGCCGACGATCGCCATCGGCATGGGCGAGGTCGGGTTCTTCACCCGTATCCTGGGCCCCAAGTTCGGCGCCCCGTTCACCTACGCCGGCTTCAACCCCGACCGCGTCTTCGCCCCCGGCCTGCCGACCCTGAAGGAACTCCAGCGGACCTACCAGTTCGACAAGATCGACCGGGAGTCGGAGATCTACGCCGTCATCGGCGACCCGGTCCGCCAGAGCCTGAGCCCCGCGGTGCACAACGCGGCGTTCCGCGCGCTGGGCCTGAACAAGGTTTATGTGCCGATCCAGGTTCCCGCGGGCCGGGTCAAGGAGACGCTGGGGCAGCTGACCTCGCTGCGCCTGAAGGGCCTGAGCGTGACGATCCCCCACAAGGAGGCGATCGTCCCCTGCCTGAACAAGGTCGACGGCGCCGTCGGCCGGATCGGCTCGTGCAACACGGTGGTGATGCACGATGACGGCCGCGTGATGGGCCACAACACCGACTATCGGGCGGCGATGGACTCGCTCGAAGAGGCGGTCCACGGCCAGGCCGTCCAGGACAAGGCGGGCTCGCTGGTGGGCCGGCAGGCGCTCATCCTCGGCGCCGGCGGCGTGGCTCGGGCCATCGCCTACGGCCTGAACCGGCGAGGGGCGGGCGTGACCCTGACCAACCGGACCGACGAACGTGCCATCGCGCTCGCCGAGGAGGTCGGCTGCCGGACGATCCCGTGGGGGATGCGGGCCAGCACTCTGGCCGACATCCTGGTTAACTGCACCCCCGTGGGCATGCATCCCGACGTCGACGACACCCCGATGCCCCCGGCCGGCTTCCGCTCGGGCAGCATCGTCTTCGACACGATCTACCATCCCGAGAACACGATGTTCCTCAAGCTGGCCAAGGAGCGGGGCTGCACGACGATCAGCGGGGTGGACATGTTCATCCGCCAGGCCGCGCTCCAGTTCCACCTGTTCACCGGCCAAGAGGCGCCGATGGACCTGATGCGCGACGTCGTCCGCCGCAAGCTGGGGCCGCTCCAGTCATGA
- a CDS encoding SMP-30/gluconolactonase/LRE family protein, with translation MIPVLRDAGLSALIDSETLQSVANGLQFTEGPLWRPDGSLLFQDLKAERTYRVAPDGVVSVLREQTGAANGQAYAPDGRIVFCEQNGRRVSTMLPDGTDVRTLAEEWSGKRLNSPNDVVCHTDGSVYFTDPPYGVKPEDRSIPFQGVYRIGPDGQPVLLADDFEKPNGLAFSPDEATLYVCDTGRYHVRSFALKPDGTLREGSGAIFCTLDPGEAGGPDGMKVDRAGRVYVAVALGIWVYEADGTLIGILGTPSRPSNLNWCGPDFRSLAITMGDTVLKVRLKVEGVRPPFLPA, from the coding sequence TTGATACCGGTCCTGCGCGACGCCGGCCTGTCGGCCCTCATTGACTCCGAGACGCTCCAGAGCGTCGCCAACGGCCTCCAATTCACGGAGGGGCCGCTCTGGAGGCCGGATGGCTCCCTGCTGTTCCAGGATCTCAAGGCCGAGCGCACCTACCGGGTCGCCCCGGACGGCGTCGTCTCGGTCTTGCGAGAGCAGACTGGCGCGGCCAACGGCCAGGCGTATGCGCCGGACGGACGCATCGTCTTCTGCGAGCAGAATGGCCGTCGGGTCTCGACGATGCTCCCCGACGGCACCGACGTCCGGACGCTCGCCGAGGAATGGTCGGGGAAGCGTCTGAACAGCCCAAACGATGTCGTCTGCCACACCGACGGGTCCGTCTACTTCACCGATCCCCCCTACGGCGTGAAGCCCGAGGATCGGTCGATCCCGTTCCAGGGGGTCTACCGGATCGGCCCCGACGGCCAGCCGGTCCTGCTCGCCGACGACTTCGAGAAGCCCAACGGACTGGCGTTTTCGCCAGACGAGGCAACCCTCTACGTCTGCGACACCGGCCGCTACCACGTCCGCTCGTTCGCCCTGAAGCCGGACGGAACCCTGCGAGAGGGCTCGGGGGCAATCTTCTGCACCCTCGACCCCGGAGAGGCCGGCGGCCCCGACGGGATGAAGGTCGACCGCGCAGGCCGGGTTTACGTGGCCGTCGCCCTGGGAATCTGGGTCTATGAGGCGGATGGCACGCTCATCGGCATCCTGGGGACGCCGAGCCGCCCGTCGAATCTGAACTGGTGCGGGCCCGACTTCCGGTCGCTGGCGATCACGATGGGCGACACGGTGCTGAAGGTCCGGCTGAAGGTCGAGGGAGTCCGACCCCCGTTCCTGCCCGCCTGA
- a CDS encoding sigma-54 dependent transcriptional regulator, with protein MEQSIRVLVVDDDEPHAQAVAESLERVGYECVVANSGRVGLGLIEEQHFDIVLTDLIMDGVGGLEILAKAKRELPDSEVVILTGHGTIKTAVTAMQAGATQYLTKPLDISELRTVVDKASQTQRLARSNIELQKQLNEKFGFEGVIGNSPLMHSVVAKLRQVAPTSATVLITGESGTGKELVAKALHTNSPRRYKPFVPLNCAALSENILESELFGHVKGAFTNADRERKGYFEHANGGTLFLDEVGDIPLATQVKLLRVLESGEVVRVGTNEAFKVNVRLISATNRDLKDAIASGAFRQDLFHRLKVIGVHLPPLRSRREDVPLLIESFLKEFANAHERPIPVISPATRKALMGYSWPGNVRELRNTIESMVVIDSDGILDVDDLTEDVLATAGAIAEGPGGSDQLVGKSMDQIEKYYIAETLKLAEGNREEAARLLGIGERTLYRKIKEFGIVGP; from the coding sequence GTGGAACAGTCGATCCGAGTCCTGGTGGTCGACGACGACGAGCCGCACGCGCAGGCGGTGGCCGAGAGCCTCGAACGGGTCGGCTACGAGTGCGTGGTCGCCAACAGCGGCCGGGTCGGGCTGGGGCTCATCGAGGAGCAGCACTTCGACATCGTCCTGACCGATCTGATCATGGACGGGGTCGGCGGTTTGGAAATCCTCGCCAAGGCCAAGCGCGAGCTGCCCGACTCCGAGGTGGTGATCCTCACCGGCCACGGCACGATCAAGACCGCCGTGACCGCGATGCAGGCCGGGGCGACGCAATACCTGACCAAGCCGCTAGATATCAGCGAGCTGCGCACGGTCGTCGACAAGGCGTCGCAGACCCAGCGCCTGGCCCGGTCGAACATCGAGCTCCAGAAGCAGCTCAATGAGAAGTTCGGCTTCGAAGGGGTCATCGGCAACAGCCCCCTGATGCACTCGGTGGTCGCCAAGCTCAGGCAGGTCGCCCCCACGTCGGCCACGGTGCTGATCACGGGGGAAAGCGGCACCGGCAAGGAGCTGGTGGCCAAGGCGCTGCACACCAATAGCCCGAGGCGATACAAGCCGTTCGTCCCCCTGAACTGCGCCGCGCTGAGCGAGAACATCCTCGAGAGCGAGCTGTTCGGCCACGTGAAGGGGGCCTTCACCAACGCCGATCGCGAGCGCAAAGGGTACTTCGAGCACGCCAACGGCGGGACCCTGTTCCTGGACGAGGTCGGCGATATTCCGCTGGCCACCCAGGTGAAGCTCCTGCGCGTGCTGGAGTCGGGCGAGGTCGTCCGCGTCGGCACGAACGAGGCGTTCAAGGTCAACGTCCGGCTGATCTCGGCGACGAATCGTGACTTGAAAGACGCGATCGCCTCGGGTGCATTCCGCCAGGACCTGTTCCATCGCCTGAAGGTGATCGGCGTCCACCTGCCGCCCCTGCGTTCGAGGCGCGAGGATGTCCCGCTGCTGATCGAGTCGTTCCTGAAGGAATTCGCCAACGCGCACGAGCGGCCGATCCCGGTGATCTCCCCCGCGACGCGCAAGGCGCTCATGGGCTACTCGTGGCCGGGCAACGTCCGCGAGCTGCGCAACACCATCGAGAGCATGGTCGTCATCGACAGCGACGGCATCCTGGACGTGGACGACCTGACCGAGGACGTGCTCGCCACGGCCGGCGCGATCGCCGAGGGGCCCGGCGGCAGCGACCAGCTCGTGGGCAAATCCATGGACCAGATCGAGAAGTATTACATCGCGGAGACCCTGAAGCTGGCCGAGGGGAACCGCGAGGAGGCCGCCCGCCTGCTTGGCATCGGCGAGCGGACCCTGTATCGCAAGATCAAGGAATTCGGGATCGTCGGCCCTTAG
- a CDS encoding ATP-binding protein, whose translation MSDPSALYAEIAELAGGLAHEIRNPLSTMSLNLDLLAEDFQNPETQRDRRIRQKIDRIRQQTDRLQDILEDFLRFARVQALRDDPCDLKGVVEELRDFCEPQAAVNGVVIRTHYEELPPLPLDVDLFKQALLNLILNALNAMPDGGELILSTRSEGAFQVLDVTDTGKGILPDHQAKVFQAFFTTRPGGTGLGLPTTRKIVEAHGGTIEVFSEPGLGSRFTVRLPA comes from the coding sequence ATGTCCGACCCGTCCGCACTCTATGCCGAGATCGCGGAACTGGCCGGCGGCCTGGCCCACGAGATCCGCAACCCGCTGTCGACGATGAGCCTGAATCTGGACCTCCTGGCCGAGGACTTCCAGAACCCCGAGACCCAGCGCGATCGCCGGATCCGCCAGAAGATCGACCGGATTCGCCAGCAGACCGACCGGCTCCAGGACATCCTCGAGGACTTCCTCCGCTTCGCCCGTGTGCAAGCTCTGCGCGACGACCCGTGCGACCTGAAAGGGGTGGTCGAGGAGCTGCGCGACTTCTGCGAGCCGCAGGCGGCCGTCAACGGCGTGGTCATCCGGACCCATTACGAAGAGCTCCCCCCCCTACCCCTGGACGTCGACCTGTTCAAGCAGGCGTTGCTGAACCTGATCCTCAACGCGCTGAACGCGATGCCCGACGGGGGCGAGTTGATCCTCAGCACGCGTTCCGAGGGGGCTTTCCAGGTCCTGGATGTGACCGACACCGGCAAGGGGATCTTGCCCGACCATCAGGCGAAGGTCTTCCAGGCGTTCTTCACCACGCGCCCCGGCGGGACGGGCCTGGGCCTGCCCACGACCCGCAAGATCGTCGAGGCGCACGGCGGGACGATCGAGGTCTTCAGCGAGCCCGGCCTCGGCTCTCGGTTCACTGTCCGCCTGCCCGCCTGA
- the pnp gene encoding polyribonucleotide nucleotidyltransferase — protein sequence MSSASSYPGRKPVTVERTIGGKTVSIETGRFAKQASGAVVVRLGDTMSLVATVSGPGREGLDFFPLTVDYREKVYSAGKFPGGFIKREGRPTTKEVLTSRLIDRPIRPLFPEGYREEVQIQCGPISADRENDADVLSINGASATLLLAKVPFMGPIGAIRLGRVEGKYIVLPTATEMKDSDLDLIVASTDSTIVMIEGFGHEIPEAEMLDAIMECHRLNQEMIGLQTDLLAALGLPAYVKPKPVQDPLKADLYGRFAHDLKAAKAIHGKQDRNAAVKDLLKVALAEFISVENPKPEMTPARVKSAFHGIEERIVREMILDGIRPDGRGPRDLRMITSEVGILPRAHGSAIFQRGETQALVTTVLGTTGDEQRVDGIAEEYTKKFYLDYNMPSFAVGEVRPIRGPGRREIGHGMLAERCVAPILPPASKFPYTIRLISDILESNGSSSMASVCGATLSLMDAGVPIHDPVGGISIGLVQDDATGKFVLLTDIIGDEDHFGDMDFKVAGTQNGVTGIQLDLKNLGITEPIVRGTLEQAREARLEIMRTMLRSIKKPRDSISVNAPRLIQIQINPDKIGLVIGPGGKTIRRLQDETGAKIDIEDSGIVTLSSPTAEGAEAARDKIQAMTEGAKVGGIYEGRVSSIKDFGAFVEILPGKDGMVHISELSNGYVGSVTDICRVGDTMLVKVIAVDDQDRVKLSRKAALAERGIEDPLGGAVRPPGSGMGGGPGGPPPGGDRGGPPRRPPGDRGGPPRRD from the coding sequence ATGAGTAGCGCCTCCTCGTATCCGGGCCGCAAGCCCGTCACCGTCGAACGGACGATCGGCGGTAAGACCGTCTCGATCGAGACCGGACGATTCGCCAAGCAAGCCAGCGGCGCCGTCGTCGTCCGACTGGGCGACACGATGAGCCTGGTGGCCACCGTGTCCGGCCCCGGCCGTGAAGGCCTCGACTTCTTCCCGCTCACCGTCGACTACCGAGAGAAAGTGTACTCGGCGGGCAAGTTCCCCGGCGGCTTCATCAAGCGTGAGGGGCGGCCCACCACCAAGGAAGTCCTCACCTCGAGGCTCATCGACCGGCCGATCCGGCCCCTCTTCCCCGAGGGCTACCGCGAAGAGGTCCAGATCCAGTGCGGCCCGATCTCGGCCGACCGCGAGAATGACGCCGACGTCCTCTCGATCAACGGTGCCAGCGCCACCCTGCTGCTGGCCAAGGTCCCCTTCATGGGCCCCATCGGCGCCATCCGCCTGGGCCGGGTCGAGGGCAAGTACATCGTCTTGCCGACCGCCACCGAGATGAAGGACAGCGACCTCGACCTGATCGTCGCCAGCACCGACTCGACCATCGTGATGATCGAAGGCTTCGGCCACGAGATTCCCGAAGCCGAGATGCTCGACGCGATCATGGAGTGCCATCGCCTCAACCAGGAGATGATCGGCCTGCAGACCGACCTGCTCGCCGCCCTGGGCCTGCCCGCCTACGTGAAGCCCAAGCCGGTCCAGGACCCGCTGAAGGCCGACCTGTATGGCCGGTTCGCGCACGACCTCAAGGCCGCCAAGGCCATCCACGGCAAGCAGGACCGCAACGCGGCCGTGAAGGACCTGCTCAAGGTCGCCCTCGCCGAGTTCATCTCGGTCGAGAACCCCAAGCCCGAGATGACCCCCGCGCGGGTCAAGTCGGCCTTCCACGGCATCGAGGAGCGGATCGTCCGCGAGATGATCCTCGACGGCATCCGGCCCGACGGCCGCGGCCCCCGCGACCTGCGGATGATCACGTCCGAGGTCGGCATCCTCCCCCGCGCCCACGGCTCGGCCATCTTCCAGCGCGGCGAGACCCAGGCGCTGGTGACCACCGTGCTGGGCACCACCGGCGACGAGCAGCGGGTCGACGGCATCGCCGAGGAGTACACCAAGAAGTTCTACCTCGACTACAACATGCCGTCGTTCGCCGTCGGCGAGGTCCGGCCCATCCGCGGGCCCGGTCGTCGCGAGATCGGCCACGGCATGCTGGCCGAGCGCTGCGTGGCGCCGATCCTGCCGCCCGCGTCGAAGTTCCCGTACACGATCCGCCTGATCAGCGACATCCTGGAGTCCAACGGCTCCAGCTCGATGGCCAGCGTCTGCGGTGCCACCCTCAGCCTGATGGACGCCGGCGTGCCGATCCACGACCCGGTCGGTGGAATTTCCATCGGCCTGGTCCAGGATGACGCCACCGGCAAGTTCGTCCTGCTCACCGACATCATCGGTGACGAGGACCACTTCGGCGACATGGACTTCAAGGTCGCCGGCACCCAGAACGGCGTCACCGGCATCCAGCTCGACCTGAAGAACCTCGGGATCACCGAGCCGATCGTCCGCGGCACGCTGGAGCAGGCCCGCGAGGCCCGCCTCGAGATCATGCGGACCATGCTCCGCTCGATCAAGAAGCCCCGCGACTCGATCTCGGTGAACGCCCCCAGGCTGATCCAGATCCAGATCAACCCCGACAAGATCGGCCTGGTCATCGGGCCGGGCGGCAAGACGATCCGTCGCCTGCAGGACGAGACCGGCGCCAAGATCGACATCGAGGACAGCGGCATCGTCACCCTCTCGAGCCCCACGGCCGAAGGGGCCGAGGCCGCCCGCGACAAGATCCAGGCGATGACCGAAGGGGCCAAGGTCGGCGGCATCTACGAAGGCCGAGTCTCTTCGATCAAGGACTTCGGCGCGTTCGTCGAGATCCTGCCCGGCAAGGACGGCATGGTCCACATCAGCGAGCTGTCCAACGGCTACGTCGGCTCCGTGACCGACATCTGCCGCGTGGGCGACACGATGCTCGTGAAGGTCATCGCCGTGGACGATCAGGACCGCGTCAAGCTCTCGCGCAAGGCCGCCCTGGCCGAGCGTGGGATCGAAGACCCGCTCGGCGGTGCCGTCCGGCCCCCCGGTAGCGGCATGGGCGGCGGCCCCGGCGGGCCTCCTCCCGGCGGCGATCGCGGTGGCCCCCCTCGTCGCCCCCCCGGCGACCGCGGCGGGCCGCCCCGGCGCGACTGA
- the rpsO gene encoding 30S ribosomal protein S15: MAITKEKKQTIIGDFGRAEADTGSPEVQIALLTARIVDLTGHFKAHSKDHASRRGLLMMVSKRSSLLKYLRLHNRKSYLELISRLGIRK; the protein is encoded by the coding sequence ATGGCGATCACGAAGGAGAAGAAGCAGACGATTATCGGCGACTTTGGCCGGGCGGAAGCCGATACCGGCTCGCCTGAGGTCCAGATTGCGCTCCTGACGGCGCGGATCGTGGACCTGACGGGTCACTTCAAGGCGCATAGCAAGGATCACGCCAGCCGCCGTGGGCTGCTGATGATGGTCTCCAAGCGGTCGAGCCTGCTGAAATATCTGCGGCTGCACAACCGTAAGAGCTACCTTGAGCTGATCAGCCGGCTGGGTATCCGCAAGTAA
- a CDS encoding glycosyltransferase family 4 protein has translation MQALALVETPDHVCCRYRIRPFLPALERAHCDVDIAGLERQPFARAGQLARAARPDVVLLQRKLLSGWQWALLRRQARRLVFDFDDAVFLRDSYDPRGPNCPRRARRFARIAREADLLIAGNAFLAEAAIEAGASPSRVRVIPTCVEPSAYPVAFDRPRTEGLDLTWIGSSSTLRGIESKADLWRRVGRSVPSARFRVICDRFPRFDPLPVVDVAWAEQTEGAELARGDVGVAWVPDDPWSRGKCGLKVLQYQAAGLAVIANPVGVQARMVEPSRNGWLVEDDDSWVAAVREAAGSPDLCEAMGRAGRASVEASYSVEGWSGEFVGALTGRPASVAGRPLAAASRAS, from the coding sequence ATGCAGGCCTTGGCCCTCGTTGAAACGCCCGATCACGTCTGCTGCCGCTACCGGATCCGGCCCTTCCTGCCGGCCCTGGAACGGGCCCACTGCGACGTCGACATCGCCGGCCTGGAGCGGCAGCCGTTCGCCCGCGCCGGCCAGCTGGCCCGTGCAGCCCGGCCCGATGTCGTCCTGCTCCAGCGCAAGCTCCTCAGCGGCTGGCAGTGGGCACTCCTCCGCCGTCAGGCCCGACGACTCGTCTTCGACTTCGACGACGCCGTCTTCCTCCGCGACTCCTACGACCCGCGCGGACCTAACTGCCCGCGACGCGCCCGCAGGTTCGCCCGGATCGCCCGCGAGGCCGATCTCCTCATCGCCGGCAACGCCTTCCTGGCCGAGGCCGCCATCGAGGCCGGCGCGAGCCCGAGCCGCGTCCGGGTGATCCCCACCTGCGTCGAGCCCTCGGCCTATCCGGTCGCCTTCGATCGGCCGCGAACGGAAGGGCTGGACCTGACCTGGATCGGCTCCTCCAGCACCTTGCGCGGGATCGAGTCGAAGGCCGACCTCTGGCGACGAGTCGGCCGGTCGGTCCCGTCCGCCAGGTTCCGGGTCATCTGCGACCGATTCCCGAGGTTCGACCCGCTGCCGGTCGTCGACGTCGCATGGGCCGAACAGACCGAAGGGGCCGAACTGGCACGGGGCGACGTCGGGGTTGCCTGGGTGCCGGACGACCCCTGGAGCCGCGGCAAGTGCGGCCTCAAGGTGCTCCAGTATCAGGCGGCGGGTTTGGCCGTCATCGCCAACCCGGTGGGCGTCCAGGCCCGGATGGTCGAGCCAAGCCGGAACGGCTGGCTGGTCGAAGACGACGATTCGTGGGTGGCGGCGGTTCGCGAGGCGGCCGGATCGCCGGATCTCTGCGAGGCGATGGGCCGGGCGGGTCGCGCCTCCGTCGAGGCCTCCTACTCGGTCGAAGGCTGGTCGGGTGAGTTCGTCGGCGCGTTGACGGGCCGTCCCGCATCTGTCGCGGGCCGACCCCTGGCGGCGGCATCTCGAGCGTCATAA